The nucleotide window TACGAACTTCATGCCGGTCGTGGCGGAGACCAAGGTGATGCCGCAGCATCTCCTCGCTTGCTACGACCAACTCGCGCCGCACTTCGCTTGAGCCCGCCGGGCGGTTGCTCCGGGTTGCCCGGCCTAGCCGGTTGCTCCCATAATGCGCTTCCGCGCCGATGGCGCGGGGGGAGGTGCTGATGGCGAAACCTACGACCCTTGGAGAGTTGCGAGCTTCTGGCTACGAGCCGACAACGGTCCGCGCGGAACTGCGGCGGAACCTGAAGGCCGCATTGATCGACGGCCGATCGATTCTTCCGTCGATTCTCGGGTACGACGACACCGTGATTCCCGAGGTGCAGAACGCAATCCTCTCGGGGCATCACATCATCCTCCTCGGTGAACGTGGCCAGGCGAAGTCGCGGTTGATTCGCGGGCTGGTCGGTTTGCTCGACGAGTCGGTTCCGGCCGTCGAAGGCTGCGAGATCCATTGCGACCCGCTGGCGCCCATCTGTCGCCGATGCACCGCGCGGCGCGATGCCGAAGGGAATGCGCTGGGCGTCGTCTGGATCGGCCGCGAGGAGCGCTACGGCGAAAAGCTCGCGACCCCGGACGTCTCGATGGCCGACCTCATCGGCGAGATCGATCCGATCAAGGTCGCAGAAGGTCGCTATCTCGCAGATGAAGACACGATCCACTTCGGGCTCGTCCCGAGGTCGCATCGCGGGATCTTCGCGATCAACGAGCTGCCCGATCTAATGGAGAAGATCCAGGTCGGCTTGTTCAATCTCATGGAAGAACGCGACATCCAGATCCGGGGCTTCAAGGTGCGACTTCCCGTGGATATCGTGATCGTCGCGAGTGCGAATCCGGAGGACTACACGAGCCGCGGGCGCATCATCACACCGCTGAAGGATCGCTTCGACGCGCAGGTCCGCACGCACTATCCAAAGGACATCGCGACCGAGATCGCGATCGTCGAACAGGAAGTGCCCTCGGCCGATCGAGACGGTTGTCCGGTACGCATTCCGGACTTCATGAAGAGCATCGTCGCGGGGCTTACGTTCGAGGCCCGCGCCGCAGGAGACATCAACCAGAGCAGCGGCGTCAGCGTACGCGCGACCCTGAACAACTACGAGACCCTGATCGCGAACGCGGAGCGGCGTGCGGTCGTGCTGGGGGAGCAGGAGATCGTCCCGCGAGTCTCGGATCTTCACGCGGTCTCGACCTCGATGCTCGGGAAGCTCGAGTTCGAGTACACCGGCGAGGAGCGGTCCGAGCTGGAGGCGTTCGAGCGTCTGGTGAACCGCGCAGTGCTGGTCGTCTTCGACGAGACGTTTGCTCCCGCGAAGCTTCAGGCGGTGATCGGGTACTTCGAGGGCGGCGGCGGCGTCGAGGTCTCGGATCAGATGCCTGCTTTGGAGTATCTCGAAGGTATCGGCGCGATCCCGGGCCTCCGGGACGCGATCGGCGAGCTCGGCTCGTTCGAGTCGCCGGCGCTCATGGCCTCGGCGACCGAGTTCATCCTGGAGGGCCTGCACCTGCATCAGAAGCTCAATCGAGAGGTCTCCGGGGGCAGGGTGACGTACCGGGCCTAGAGGCCGCTTGTCATGCTGCGCCTTCGCTACACTTCGTGGGACGGTTCTCAGCGGATTCGCCTCGATCCCGAGAAGGTCTTCGAGCAGTTCGCCGAGGCTCTGTCGGGAACCGACGATGTTCGCCAGGCGCTCGAGTGGATGATGCGCCAGGGGATGGAGCTCGCCGATGGGCAGCTCATGGGCCTGGACGAGCTTCTCCAAGAGCTTCGCGATCAGCTCCAGAAGCGCCAGGAGTCGGTCAACGTCGACCACGCGCTCGACGAGCCGCAGGGGCAACTGGAGGATATCCTCCGACGCGAGCGTGACACGCTGACAGAGCGCGAGGGGCCCGGCGACGCGGTCGCCGAGATGCGCGAGAAGAAGGCGTTTCTCGGTGATTTGCCCGCGAAGCTCTCCGAGGCGATCGCGCGGATTGCGCAGAACTATGCCTTCGAGGACGGCGGCGCGGAGCGCGATTTCAAGGAGCTGCTCGACAAGATCGACGACATTCGCAAGGTCGAAGATCTGAAGGAGCAATGGGGCGACCGGCTCAAAGGGGACGAGTCCCTCGACTTCGAGCAGGCCCTTGATCTCGCAGCGGAGTTGGCCGCGCTCATGGCGATGCAGAGCGCGCTCATGCGGGGCGACCTCGAGGGGATAGATCCAAGCCAGCTTGGTGACCTGCTCGGCCCGCAGGCGGCCGAAGACTTGGGTGCGCTAAAGCAGGCGATGTCGATGCTGGTCGAGGCGGGGTTCCTCATTCAACGCGAGGGACGACTCGAACTCTCGGCCAAAGGCATCCGTCGCATCGGGCAGTTGGCACTGCAGGACATCTACCAGGCACTGCTGCGCGACCGGCCGGGAGCGCACGAGATCCGGAGGGTCGGCGCGGCCGAGGAGATGCCCGAGGGCGTGCGGCCGCACGAGCCGGGCGAGCCGCTCGACCTCGCGCTCGTTCCGACCCTGATGAACGCCGTGCGGCGGCAGCCGGGCGCCACGCTGGGAGTGGAACCCCGGGACTTCGAGGTCCACGAGTCACGCCAGCACAGCACTGCGTCGACCGTGCTGTTGCTCGACATGAGCTGGTCGATGAGCTGGGAGGGACGTTTCGCCGCCGCGAAGAAGGTAGCCCTCGCGCTCGAGAGCCTCATCCGCACGCGCTACCCGCGCGACTTCTTCGGGATCGTCGGTTTCTACACCCGGGCGGTCGAACTGCGGCCGCAGGACCTTCCCGAAGCCTCTTGGAACATGGGTGATCCCTTCACAAATCTGCAGGACGCACTCCGGATGGGGAGCGATCTCCTCCGTCGTCACCCGAGTCGCAACCAGCAACTGATCGTCGTGACCGACGGGCAGCCCACGGCGTATTTCGCCGACGGTCGGCTCCACTGTGAGTGGCCGCTCTCGTTCGGCGGGGTGTCCCGGCGCGCGGCCCAGGAGACGCTGCGCGAAGTCGAGCGGGTTACCAAGCGCGGAATTACGATCAACACCTTCATGCTGGACGATTCGCTTGGCTTGCGCGCCTTCGTCGAGCAGATGACGCGGATCAACAAGGGTCGGGCTCTCTACAGCCGGCCGGACCGCCTGGGCGAATACCTCCTGGTCGACTACCTGGCTCGCAAGAAGAAGAAAGTTTGATGCTCGGCGCCTCCGGTCGGATCGCCGGTATGCTGCTTCTGGCGGCCATCGCGCTCGCGAGCCTCGGGACTCGGGCGGCTGCCCAGGACCTGGATTTGGAGCAGTTCTACCCCCCGTTTCTCTGTGAGGGGGAGGTGGCGATCTTCGATTCCCTGGAACACGGGCAATTCGACTACTGTCGACAGCATCTGAGATACCGCCCCGGCACCTATGATTGTTTGCGGATTATCCTGCCGACGTGCAATGTCTTCCCATCGGTACAGCCGGGCGTGGTATTTCGCGGTCCGGCGGAACGGTTATTCGCGGGGCATGCGAGACGCATCGTCTGTCCCCCGGGCCCTCCGCCGCCGTCGTGTCCGTCCGGTTTTCCCGCGGGGCCGATTCCGCGTCCATGAGGGCCGCGGGAGAGTGTGGTTGGGTGTGGTGTCGTGGCGGCGGAGGTCACTTCGGAAGGAAAGCGGGGAGGCCCCAAGCTGACCCCGATGCTCGCGCAGTATCTGCGCGTGAAGGAGCAGGCAGGCGATGCCGTGCTGTTCTTTCGTATGGGCGACTTCTACGAGATGTTCTTCGAGGACGCCGAGCGGGCCGCACCGTTGCTCGACCTGACCCTGACCTCGCGAAACAAGGATGCTCCGAACCCGATCCCGATGTGTGGGCTGCCGTATCATGCGGCTCAGGGCTACGTCGGTAGGCTCCTCGGCCACGGGCTGAAGGTCGCCATCTGCGACCAGTTGAGCGACCCGGCGACCTCGCCCGGGCTGGTCGAGCGGGGCCTGGTCCGCGTGATCACTCCGGGCACGCTCCTCGACGAAGACGAGGGGCTCCGACCGAGTGAACCCGGCTTTCTCGCGGCGCTCGTCCGCGCGGAGGATGCGATTGCGATCGCCTGCATCGAGGTCACCACGGGGCAGCTGCGGTGCTGCGTCGCGCCCTCGGAACGCGCGGCCATCGAAGAGCTGGCGCGGATCGGTCCGAGGGAGACGGTTCTCCCCCCGGACGACGAAAAACTGCATGCCGTGGCCGCCGGTGCCGGCGGAACTCCGACCCAGTGGGCCGCGCGCGATGACGGTGCGGCGGTCGACGCCGCCATCGAACGTCTCTCGACCGGCTCGGATGCCGGAGCGTCGTCCCCAGCTGCCACCGGAGCTCTCCGTCTCGCACTCGGCTACGTGAACGACACGGTTCGTGGCGGCCTCGATCACCTTCGGGAACCGGTCTTCTATGAGGTGGGCGAGCACCTGATGCTCGACGAACGGTCGCGACGGAACCTCGCCGTGCTGGAGGGGGCCGACGGGACCCGCCACGGTTCTCTTTGGTGGGCCGTCGACCGAACCCGCACCGCAATGGGCGCGCGCCGGCTGCGCGAGTGGTTGCTGTATCCGCTGCTCGACCTCGACAGGATCGGCGACCGGCTCGATGGGGTCGAGCATCTGGTGGACTCCCCGGGGCTTCGGGAGGATATCGCGACCGGCCTGCGAGCGATCGGCGATCTCGAGCGCCTCGTGGCCCGGTTCGGGGTACGCCGAGCGGGGCCGCGCGAAGTGGCGCGCCTTGGTCGCGCGCTCGCGCTGGTCGACGACGTCGGAGGAATCCTCGGAGATGAGGGGAACCCGCCGCTCCTCGGCCGGATTCGGGAACGAGCGACCCCGCCGGTCGGTTTGGCCGCTGCGATCACCACGCACATCGAGGAGGCCCC belongs to Candidatus Binatia bacterium and includes:
- a CDS encoding VWA domain-containing protein; amino-acid sequence: MLRLRYTSWDGSQRIRLDPEKVFEQFAEALSGTDDVRQALEWMMRQGMELADGQLMGLDELLQELRDQLQKRQESVNVDHALDEPQGQLEDILRRERDTLTEREGPGDAVAEMREKKAFLGDLPAKLSEAIARIAQNYAFEDGGAERDFKELLDKIDDIRKVEDLKEQWGDRLKGDESLDFEQALDLAAELAALMAMQSALMRGDLEGIDPSQLGDLLGPQAAEDLGALKQAMSMLVEAGFLIQREGRLELSAKGIRRIGQLALQDIYQALLRDRPGAHEIRRVGAAEEMPEGVRPHEPGEPLDLALVPTLMNAVRRQPGATLGVEPRDFEVHESRQHSTASTVLLLDMSWSMSWEGRFAAAKKVALALESLIRTRYPRDFFGIVGFYTRAVELRPQDLPEASWNMGDPFTNLQDALRMGSDLLRRHPSRNQQLIVVTDGQPTAYFADGRLHCEWPLSFGGVSRRAAQETLREVERVTKRGITINTFMLDDSLGLRAFVEQMTRINKGRALYSRPDRLGEYLLVDYLARKKKKV
- a CDS encoding magnesium chelatase gives rise to the protein MAKPTTLGELRASGYEPTTVRAELRRNLKAALIDGRSILPSILGYDDTVIPEVQNAILSGHHIILLGERGQAKSRLIRGLVGLLDESVPAVEGCEIHCDPLAPICRRCTARRDAEGNALGVVWIGREERYGEKLATPDVSMADLIGEIDPIKVAEGRYLADEDTIHFGLVPRSHRGIFAINELPDLMEKIQVGLFNLMEERDIQIRGFKVRLPVDIVIVASANPEDYTSRGRIITPLKDRFDAQVRTHYPKDIATEIAIVEQEVPSADRDGCPVRIPDFMKSIVAGLTFEARAAGDINQSSGVSVRATLNNYETLIANAERRAVVLGEQEIVPRVSDLHAVSTSMLGKLEFEYTGEERSELEAFERLVNRAVLVVFDETFAPAKLQAVIGYFEGGGGVEVSDQMPALEYLEGIGAIPGLRDAIGELGSFESPALMASATEFILEGLHLHQKLNREVSGGRVTYRA